The Gammaproteobacteria bacterium DNA window ACGAGGACATGCAGACGGGCACGGCGGGGCAGGACGAGCGCGGGCAGCCGGCATGGGTCACGAGCAATGCCGGGACCGCGCAGATTCGCGGCTTCGAGATCGAGCTGCAATCGACGATCGGCGCTCACTGGCTCGTCGATGCGACGCTCGGCCGGATCGACTTCGAGTACGTCGATGCGCCGACGATCGAGGACTGCCTCGCCGCCGGCTTCCCGGCCTCGAGCTGCAGCGGCATCGACCTCGACAGCGCTCCGGCGCGCACGCCCGACTATACGGCGTCGCTGAACGTCGGATGGCTGGCCGATCTCGCCAACGGGTCGCAGTTCTCCGTCCGGGTCGGATCCACGTATCAGGACGACACGTTCTTCGGCGCGAACGACGACCCGCTCACGCGCTCTCCCGCGTATTCGCTCGTGAATGCCCGCGTGACGTGGGTCTCGCCGGACGACTCGTGGGAGGCCGCGGTGTTCGGCACGAACGTGACCGACGAGCGCGCCATCCAGAGCAAGCTCAACTTTCTGAACCTGTTCGGCAGCATCCAGACGACGTACGTGCGTCCGGAGGAGTGGGCGTTCTCGATCAGGAAGCGCTTCTAGCCGAGCACGCGCAGCTGCGCGCCTTTGCGGCCCGCCCGAGGGGAGCTTCGCGCCACCTCTCGGCGCGGGCCGATCTTCATTTTCGCCACTTCGTCCACGATATCGGGGCGGCCTCGTCGGTTAGAATGCACGCGCGCGCCCAGCCGGACGCGCGAGCACGAGCCCTGATCGTGACGGACATCCATCTTCAAGACCCGGCGCCCGCCGGGAAGCGGTCCTACGCGGATCTCTGGTACGCTGTCGCGCTCTTCCTGGCCGCATCGGTCGCGGTCGCATGGGGCATCCGCGCGCAGGGCGGCGTCCTACCGACCCACGATCCGCGCATCGCTGCATTTTTCCTGGCTTACGGCCTGCTCACGATCTCGATCGGGTATCCGCATCCGCACTTCGGCTACTACTCGTTCGATCGTGTTTCCCAAGTCGCGAGCATCCTCGTCCTCGGGCCCGTCGATGCGGCATGGATCAACGGCCTTGCGTCGCTGATCTACCCATGGCATCGGCTGTGGAAGGGCGTTTCCGCGAGCTCCGTGCTCAACGCGTCCATCAACAACTCGGGGATGATGGCGCTTATGATTCTGCTCGCGGGCTCGCTCTACACGGCGCTCGGCGGCCCGGTTCCGCTCCTCGAGCTCACACCGAGGACGGTCGCGCTGCTGCTCGTCCTGGTTCTGGCGATGCAGCTGCTGAACGACCTCGCGATGCTGGGCGTGTTCCGCGTCACCGGCTTGAGCCCCGCGAAATTCTTCAACGTGTTTTCGGTATGTCTCGAGCTCGGTTCTTCCGCTGCCGCCGTGCTCGTGGCGATCGTGTTCAACACGATGGACCGGGAGGTCCTAACGTTGCTGCTCGGCGTCCTCACGCTCGGCATGCTCGCGATTCGGCAGTTCGCGAACATGCGCCACCGTCTCGAGCGGCTCGTGCTGGAGCGCACGAAGGATCTGCACGAGAAATCGATCGAGCTCGAGCGGCAAGCCACGCAGGACATGCTCACGGGCCTCCACAACAGACGCTACGCGGACGAGTTCCTGGCACGGCAGTTGGAGGGCGGCGCCGCCGACGCCTCGCGCTTCGTGATCGCGTTAGCCGACATCGACTTCTTCAAGCTCATCAATGACGGTTACTCCCATGCGATGGGGGACGAGGTGCTCCGGCGAATTGCGGACATCTTGCGGGCGCGGTGTCGCAAGACCGACGTGATCGCCCGCTACGGAGGCGAGGAGTTCCTCCTGTGCTTCCCCGAGACCGACGCGGATGCCGCGGCGGCGTTGTGCGAGGAGCTGCGGGCGGCGGTCGAGCGCGAGGACTGGTCGCCATTGGGGTTGAGGCAGGGCGTTACGATCAGCTTCGGTATCGCGGCCTGCGCACCCGGCGCGACGAGCGCTTCGCTGCTTCGCGCCGCCGACCGCTGCTTGTATGCCGCGAAGCGGCGCGGACGAAACCGCGTGGTCGCCTGACGACCGCGAACGTGCGCTGGCGACCGCCGGATTGGCGGCTCGATTCGGTGAACCGTTTCCAAAATTTGAGCCCTGGGCATCGGTCGCCAGGTTGCGACAGCGTTCCGGCCCAAGTCCGCTCGGCGGGATCAGCAGCATTGGGGCAGGCTGCCGCCGCGGCTGGCACGGCCCTTGCTGATCGCCCTCAACGGCCATTCATTCATCCAGCAAAAACAGCAGAGCCGACACCGAGAGTGCCCGAGGATTCAGATCGCGCCGCCGAGCTAGTGCTCGCGGCCGAAGATTGTGCCGCAGGTCAGCGCCAGATCGTGGCGAGCTTGGCTGCGCTCGGCGCCGACACGGCGCACGCCGAGCAGCTGCTCGCTCTGATGGAGGAGCTCGCCCAATCGCTCAGGGAGCACCTGAGATGGATCGAGCGCGCGCAGAACAGGGGGCGCGAGACGCCGACTTCCTAGTTCCTTGGAGGACGGCGAGGGACGGAGGCGGGAACGACTCGCGGGCCCCGTGCTGCACGGCCGCTCGCTACGGCGGCGCTGAGTCAGACCGTCTTGGCGTATGCCGCGCGCGCCACCACGTCGCGACGCGTGCGAGCGGGCCCCGGAGGAGCAGGTAGGGCACGAAGGCGAGCAGCAAGGCAACGATGACCGCCTCGCCGGGATAGAACATGTCGAGAACCATCAGCTGATAGACGACGTCCATGATGAGACCGAGGAGGATGATTCTGGACGTGGCGATTACGCCTTCCCGCAGGCGAGGACCGCGCTCCTGCCGACTGCCGAGCAGCGTCCAGAAATAAGGCGAGCGGCCGGTCCTTGCATCCTCGACGCCGTCGCGCATCGCAACCAACGCCGCCATCGCCGGCTGAAGGACCAGACGGAAGGTCATCGGCCCGCTTGGGCGATCGGACAGATCCTGCCAGATCCGTTGCTTGACGTCTGACGAGAAGCCGTACCACAGCGAACCCGCAACGATACCCGCGACGATGAGCGTCACCGCGGTCCGCGCAAGTAGGACCTGATTTCTCGAAGGGCCCTCTGCCATCGCATTCCATCAAACCGAGGCGGGCCGACATCCTATGGTGTCGCCAATTGCGTGGGCTATTGGACATTGGGGCAACTTCGCTGTGACGGCGGCGGTTCACGCTTGCGAAAGTGCTGGAGCCATAGAAGGCGCGACGCCACCGGCCCACGCAACGGCTTCGCACGCATACACCCGCGTGCCGGCTATCTCGAGCTGCTGGACCAAGATCCATCGGACGATACGACCAAAGCTGTATTGGCTTCGAGAAAGCGTCGTGCAACCGTTTGTGAAGGGCAACGACGCAAGCCGACGGCGTGCATCCAAGCAATGGTTCACGCCCATCGAACGAATCTGTGGGCTGATGGAAGTCGGCGAACCCATGGGAAAATCAGCAGTAGGAGACTGACAATGGCGCAATCCGCGAAAAGGCAAAGGCCGAATATCGTTCTCATCGTCTCCGACGACTTCGGCTACGGGGATTCCGGCGTATATGGAGGCGGCGAGAATCGCGGCATGCCGACTCCGAATCTCGACCGCATGGCCGCCGAGGGCATGCAGTTCCTGTCGTTCTACGCGCAGCCAAGCTGCACACCCGGCCGCGCCGCAATGCTGACCGGTCGCATTCCGAACCGCAGCGGTATGACGACCGTTGCCTTTCAGGGGCAAGGCGGCGGCCTGCCGGCAGCGGAGTGGACACTCGCTTCGGTTCTCAAGACCGGCGGGTACAACACCTTCTTCACGGGCAAGTGGCACCTCGGCGAGTCCGACTATGCGCTTCCGAATGCGCATGGCTATGACGAGATGAGATATACCGGCCTATATCATCTCAACGCCTACACGTATGCCGACCCGACCTGGTTCCCGGACATGGATCCGGCCCTGCGGTCTATGTTCGTCCAAGTGACCAAAGGTTCGCTCTCCGGGAAGGCGGGCGAGCCGGCGACAGAAGACTTCAAGATCAACGGCCAGTACGTCAATACACCGGAAAAAGGCGTGGTCGGCATTCCCTTCTTCGACGAGTACGTCGAGAAGGCGGCGCTTGAGTTTCTGGACAGAAACTCGAGTCCGGCGCAGCCTTTCTTCATGCATGTCAATTTCATGAAGGTGCATCAACCGAACATGCCGGCGCCGGAGTTCCAGGGCAAGTCGCTTTCGAAGAGCAAGTACGCCGATTCGGTCGTAGAGAACGACACGCGTATCGGCCGGATCATGGACAAGATTCGTTCGCTCGGCCTCGACAAGAACACGTATGTGTTCTGGACGACGGACAACGGCGCCTGGCAGGACGTTTATCCTGACGCCGGCTATACGCCGTTCCGCGGCACTAAGGGAACCGTGCGCGAGGGCGGCAATCGCGTTCCTTCCATCGCGTGGGGGCCGGGAATCAAGGCCGGATCGAGGAACGCCGACATCCTTGGCGGCCTGGATTACATGGCGACGTTTGCCTCACTCACCGGCGTGAAGCTGCCGGAGAACGATCGTGAGGACAAGCCCATCATCTTCGACAGTTACGACATGTCACCAGTCCTGTTCGGTACCGGGAAATCCGAGCGTAAGAGCTGGTTCTACTTCACCGAGAACGAGCTGACTCCAGGCGCTGCGCGGGTCGGCAACTATAAGGCGGTGTTCAATTTGCGCGGCGACGACGGCGCGAACACGGGAGGCCTCGCCGTCGACACGAACCTGGGTTGGAAAGGCGCGCAATCCTACGTCGCGACCGTTCCTCAGGTCTTCGATCTGTGGCAGGACCCGCAGGAGCGCTACGACATCTTCATGAACAACTACACCGAGCACACTTGGACGTTGGTCACTATCAACGAGGAAATTAAGGAGTTGATGCAAACCTATCTGAAGCACCCGCCGCGCAAGATTCAGAGTGAAACCTATGCGGGCCCTATCACCATCGCGCAATATCAGAGATTCCAGAACCTACGGGAGCAACTCGCGAAGGAAGGTTTCAACATCGGGCTGCCCACGGGCAACTAGTCGGTTGTGCCGTCCGCGCTCGACGCGCCGAGGTCCAATGACCGGCGGGCGCTCGATCTTCCGATCGACTCGAGTGGACGCTACGAAAGGGAGAGCGAGCACGCTGCGGCAGGCCAGGTGAGGCAGAACGTCGCGCCTCCAGCCTCGTTACTCTCGGCCCAGATCGATCCGCCATGCGCTTCGACTATGGTCCGGGTGATCGATAGCCCCATGCCCAGGCCCTCGCGCTTCGTTGTGTAGAACGGCTGAAACAGCTTCGGCCGCACGTCTGGCGCAATCCCGTGTCCGGTGTCGGCGACCGCGATCGTCACGCTCTGGTCATCGCTGTCGCGAACGCATACCACGATCCGCCGGTCACCGTCCGGGCGAGCCGATACCGCATCGAGAGCGTTCAAGACCAGGTTTAGTAGAACCTGCTGCAACTGGACGGGATCCGCCAGCACACACGCCCCGCCGGCAGCGTCGCTGTGCACCATGATCCGTCTCGCCGTAGCCTCGGCATCCACGAGCCGGTGAAGGTCCTTGAACATGCCCTTCAGGTCGACCGGCCGTCTCGTGACGCTCTGTTTCCTCATGATGCTGCGAATCCGGTGAATCGTCTCGCCGGCACGCTGCGCGTCCTTCTGTATGTCCTCCAGGATTTCCTGCACTTCGTGCAGGGCGGGTGAAGTCTTGCCGAGGACCATTCCCGCTGCCCCCGCATTGCTCAGGATTGCACCGAGCGGTTGGCAAAGCTCGTGGGCAACGGATGCCGTCAGCTCGCCCATCGTCGCTATCCGGTTCATGTGAGCCAGCTCCGAGCGGTGTCTTTGCAGCTGGAGCTCCGTTTCCTTCCGCTCGCTGATGTCCGTGCAGCAGCCGACGAGACCCGCGTAGTCGCCTTTGAGTGAGAGGCGCGCCAGTCCCGTGCAGAGCATCCAGCGATAGGTCCCGTCGTACCGGCGCAATCGGCACTCGACCGTGAAGTCATGAGGATCGATCAGGCTCCTGTCGAAAGCCTCGGAGCATCGTGTAACGTCGTCGGGGTGGAGCTGTCCGAGCCAGGTCTTGTCGAGCGCGTCCTCCGAGCTCAGGCCGGTATAGTCCATCCACATCTTGTTCACAAACACAAACCGCCGATCCGGACCGGACATCCAAATCAGGGCCGGGGCCGTATCAGCCATCGTTCGCAACCGGTTCTCACTCTCTCGCAGCTTCGACTCCGCTCGTCGACGGCTCGATCGTTGCACCAACAGCGCTGCGATCATCAATGCCTGGATGGAGAGAATCGAAGATGCGGCCACGACCTCGCGCTTGTGCTGGCTCCAGAGGGTAGGTTGCCGATTGAGCATGACGGCATCGGGCGGTAGTGCCTCCTCGCGAAGGCCCCATCGGTCGAGTTGGCGGGAATCGATGATAGTCGTGAGATTCGAGGGTGATTGCGGAGGAAGCCCCGCGGGGTCGGAGCCTTCGAGGACCGCCATGGCCAGGTGCGCAGCTTCCGCACCGTGCTCGGCGAGACTGTACATTCGGCCGCCGACGATTCCTCGGCCGACGAACTGATCGACGAAGCCGTACACTGGGGCGTTCGAGGCTGCCGTTATGCTCTGCGCTGCGACATGCGGCACGAACGCAGTTCCGGCTCCATCGCGGAAGATGGTCGAGTAGAGCACAACGCTATCGCGAGGCAATCGCCGGAGCTCTGCCAATAGCGCGGGCATCGGCAGCTCCGTCAGATAGCGAAATTCGTACCGTTGCTCGAACGGCCGAAGCTCGTCCTTCGCTTGCTCGATCAGCCTCCGATCGAACTCGGATGTTCCGCCGACGAACACGAAGCGGCGCGTTTTCGGCTGCAGTCGGAGCGCCAGCTCGACTGTAGGTGCGAATCGCCTCTCGAGCAGCACACCGGTCACGTGCTCAGGCAGAACGCGGCCGTGGAGTTCCCAGGGATCGACGCCGGCGAAGACGATGAGCGCCTCCGGAGCGAAGGCGCCGCCGTAACGCAGCACAAAGTCGAGCGCCGGACCCATCACTGCGACTACCACGTCGATCTTCGTGTCCGCATACTTGATTCGGAGATGATCGCGCAGACGCAAGGGATAATCCCCGGAACCCAAGCGGGAGAGATCCATATCTTCGCGATACAGCACGATGGAGCCGGACGATGCGGACGAGAACGTGCGAGCGAGGCTCGAGTCGAAGGCGGAA harbors:
- a CDS encoding arylsulfatase — protein: MAQSAKRQRPNIVLIVSDDFGYGDSGVYGGGENRGMPTPNLDRMAAEGMQFLSFYAQPSCTPGRAAMLTGRIPNRSGMTTVAFQGQGGGLPAAEWTLASVLKTGGYNTFFTGKWHLGESDYALPNAHGYDEMRYTGLYHLNAYTYADPTWFPDMDPALRSMFVQVTKGSLSGKAGEPATEDFKINGQYVNTPEKGVVGIPFFDEYVEKAALEFLDRNSSPAQPFFMHVNFMKVHQPNMPAPEFQGKSLSKSKYADSVVENDTRIGRIMDKIRSLGLDKNTYVFWTTDNGAWQDVYPDAGYTPFRGTKGTVREGGNRVPSIAWGPGIKAGSRNADILGGLDYMATFASLTGVKLPENDREDKPIIFDSYDMSPVLFGTGKSERKSWFYFTENELTPGAARVGNYKAVFNLRGDDGANTGGLAVDTNLGWKGAQSYVATVPQVFDLWQDPQERYDIFMNNYTEHTWTLVTINEEIKELMQTYLKHPPRKIQSETYAGPITIAQYQRFQNLREQLAKEGFNIGLPTGN
- a CDS encoding GGDEF domain-containing protein, translated to MTDIHLQDPAPAGKRSYADLWYAVALFLAASVAVAWGIRAQGGVLPTHDPRIAAFFLAYGLLTISIGYPHPHFGYYSFDRVSQVASILVLGPVDAAWINGLASLIYPWHRLWKGVSASSVLNASINNSGMMALMILLAGSLYTALGGPVPLLELTPRTVALLLVLVLAMQLLNDLAMLGVFRVTGLSPAKFFNVFSVCLELGSSAAAVLVAIVFNTMDREVLTLLLGVLTLGMLAIRQFANMRHRLERLVLERTKDLHEKSIELERQATQDMLTGLHNRRYADEFLARQLEGGAADASRFVIALADIDFFKLINDGYSHAMGDEVLRRIADILRARCRKTDVIARYGGEEFLLCFPETDADAAAALCEELRAAVEREDWSPLGLRQGVTISFGIAACAPGATSASLLRAADRCLYAAKRRGRNRVVA
- a CDS encoding ATP-binding protein; its protein translation is MSRTFPSLLTVFAGIALFSLAAPCVAIAANVLVLYDERRELPGLSAFDSSLARTFSSASSGSIVLYREDMDLSRLGSGDYPLRLRDHLRIKYADTKIDVVVAVMGPALDFVLRYGGAFAPEALIVFAGVDPWELHGRVLPEHVTGVLLERRFAPTVELALRLQPKTRRFVFVGGTSEFDRRLIEQAKDELRPFEQRYEFRYLTELPMPALLAELRRLPRDSVVLYSTIFRDGAGTAFVPHVAAQSITAASNAPVYGFVDQFVGRGIVGGRMYSLAEHGAEAAHLAMAVLEGSDPAGLPPQSPSNLTTIIDSRQLDRWGLREEALPPDAVMLNRQPTLWSQHKREVVAASSILSIQALMIAALLVQRSSRRRAESKLRESENRLRTMADTAPALIWMSGPDRRFVFVNKMWMDYTGLSSEDALDKTWLGQLHPDDVTRCSEAFDRSLIDPHDFTVECRLRRYDGTYRWMLCTGLARLSLKGDYAGLVGCCTDISERKETELQLQRHRSELAHMNRIATMGELTASVAHELCQPLGAILSNAGAAGMVLGKTSPALHEVQEILEDIQKDAQRAGETIHRIRSIMRKQSVTRRPVDLKGMFKDLHRLVDAEATARRIMVHSDAAGGACVLADPVQLQQVLLNLVLNALDAVSARPDGDRRIVVCVRDSDDQSVTIAVADTGHGIAPDVRPKLFQPFYTTKREGLGMGLSITRTIVEAHGGSIWAESNEAGGATFCLTWPAAACSLSLS